From a region of the uncultured Desulfatiglans sp. genome:
- a CDS encoding Transcriptional regulator, IclR family (fragment), which produces MAAETDKGFGSLEKAIRILCLFDAETRERSAQEISNSLNIPLSTTYNYLKVFLRNDILSKDENSGKFRLGWKVFKLGVLAAANVSLLEIAAPYLLSIARRTQETVVLALIDGLDLLCVDTIESIRPVKLTMKRGARLPMHAGAPGKVLLAYNERSFLDEVIQSRGLPKVNRNTITDAKALGRELEVIREQGYSQSDSEVDSGAAALAVPILDYTGRAVASVSLIGSLEAILGRHRAGLVEILKEASEGISEKLGWVRPASLIKQGPESIGK; this is translated from the coding sequence ATGGCTGCGGAAACGGACAAGGGTTTCGGATCGCTCGAAAAGGCCATTCGAATCCTGTGCCTCTTCGATGCGGAGACCCGCGAACGCTCTGCACAGGAGATCTCGAACAGCCTGAACATCCCGTTGAGCACCACCTACAATTACCTGAAGGTCTTCCTCCGCAACGACATCCTCAGCAAAGACGAAAACAGCGGCAAATTCCGCCTCGGGTGGAAGGTATTCAAGCTCGGGGTCCTGGCAGCGGCGAACGTTTCTTTGCTGGAGATCGCCGCGCCCTATCTCCTCTCGATCGCCCGGCGGACGCAGGAAACCGTCGTCCTGGCCTTGATCGACGGCCTCGATCTGCTCTGTGTGGATACGATCGAAAGTATACGGCCGGTCAAGCTGACGATGAAAAGGGGCGCCAGGCTCCCCATGCATGCCGGAGCCCCGGGAAAGGTACTGCTGGCCTACAACGAGCGGAGTTTCCTCGACGAGGTGATCCAGTCGAGAGGACTCCCGAAGGTGAACCGGAACACCATCACGGATGCAAAGGCACTCGGGCGCGAACTCGAGGTCATCCGGGAACAGGGGTACAGCCAGAGCGATTCGGAGGTCGATTCGGGGGCCGCGGCCCTGGCGGTTCCCATTCTGGACTACACCGGGCGGGCCGTTGCTTCCGTCTCGTTGATCGGATCTCTTGAGGCCATCCTGGGAAGGCATCGGGCGGGGCTGGTCGAGATTCTGAAAGAGGCCTCGGAGGGGATTTCGGAAAAGCTGGGATGGGTCCGTCCGGCGAGTCTCATCAAGCAGGGGCCGGAGTCCATCGGGAAATGA
- a CDS encoding conserved hypothetical protein (Evidence 4 : Unknown function but conserved in other organisms), with the protein MDSFRVLVVDDETDFLETLVNRLNKRQIDTTGVQSGEEALEVMKKKLFDVVILDIKMPGGMDGIQALREMRKIQPLAEVILLTGHGSVETSIEGMKLGAFDYLLKPVKLEELMLKMAQAFEKKDAHEQKIRSARIKELIRFPGRVLEQEKEK; encoded by the coding sequence ATGGACAGTTTCAGAGTGCTGGTAGTAGATGACGAAACGGATTTTCTGGAGACCCTGGTCAACCGCCTGAACAAGCGCCAGATCGATACGACCGGTGTCCAGAGCGGCGAGGAAGCGCTCGAGGTCATGAAAAAGAAGCTCTTTGACGTCGTGATTCTCGACATCAAGATGCCGGGCGGCATGGATGGCATCCAGGCTTTGAGAGAGATGAGGAAGATCCAGCCCCTGGCCGAGGTCATCCTTCTCACCGGGCACGGGTCGGTCGAAACGAGCATCGAGGGGATGAAGCTCGGTGCCTTCGACTACCTGCTGAAGCCGGTGAAACTGGAAGAATTGATGCTCAAGATGGCGCAGGCCTTCGAGAAGAAAGACGCCCACGAACAAAAGATCCGTTCTGCCAGGATCAAGGAGTTGATCCGCTTCCCGGGAAGGGTCCTCGAACAGGAAAAGGAAAAGTAG
- a CDS encoding hypothetical protein (Evidence 5 : Unknown function) has product METSRLEMLLPGSESWSSYVILPANPDYAASSFSCGHQCTFHPEMVFLANLGVNLHVCLCGDLQVASAQTLDFLDIGQKSSFPDWKPSSTAKTFPDGD; this is encoded by the coding sequence TTGGAAACGTCCCGGCTCGAGATGCTCCTTCCCGGATCGGAGTCCTGGTCGTCCTACGTTATCCTTCCCGCAAATCCTGATTATGCTGCTTCATCCTTTTCCTGTGGACACCAGTGTACTTTCCATCCGGAAATGGTCTTTTTGGCCAATCTCGGCGTCAATCTGCACGTTTGCTTGTGCGGCGACCTGCAGGTCGCCTCCGCGCAAACGCTTGATTTCCTTGATATTGGCCAAAAATCCTCATTTCCGGATTGGAAACCGAGTTCTACCGCAAAAACATTTCCGGATGGAGACTAG
- a CDS encoding conserved hypothetical protein (Evidence 4 : Unknown function but conserved in other organisms) yields the protein MKTRLYTSLQKKIIAVTLFVSFAPLILLGATIYHQFARLYRDKIAEQIRYRASAQAEAVDLFLKERTAILAAMADTHHFQEMLEQKALANIFQVMNQRAGAFVDLGVIDNAGTHRTYIGPYNLEGLNYYQQPWFGEVMRKGIYISDVYLGYRQLPHFIIAVRRQEDQNSWILRATVDPDVFGSIVRAAQVGKTGDAFILNRDGLYQTQPRLNGKILGQSGIDQAKFGGGTTLFEEIDADGRKNLYAGRWLKKDQWLLVITQEVAEEMGGLFAARNVEVLIILCGVLAIVLTTIFTTKMSIKRLKDADKRMNELNAQLVQSDKLAALGKMAAGVAHEINNPLAVILQKTGWMEDLLEEESFRDSANAEEFKNSIRKIEEHVERARKVVHNMLGYARRMEPRLEDVDVNETLRQTIALLENYARINNIEIAADFSPNLPIVASDQSQLQQVFLNLISNAIDAIGKEGRIEVKSRQLGSEIHVKVADNGPGMPEEIQKRVFDPFFTTKDTGKGTGLGLWVSYGIVEKLGGTIKLQSTVGKGSVFTVRLPVVLPEKK from the coding sequence ATGAAGACCCGATTGTACACAAGTCTGCAGAAAAAGATCATCGCCGTGACGCTTTTCGTCTCGTTCGCACCCTTGATCCTCCTGGGCGCAACGATCTACCATCAGTTCGCCCGGCTCTACCGCGACAAGATCGCCGAGCAGATCCGTTACCGCGCCAGCGCCCAGGCCGAGGCCGTCGATCTCTTCCTGAAGGAGCGGACGGCGATCCTCGCCGCCATGGCCGACACCCATCACTTCCAGGAGATGCTCGAACAAAAGGCCCTCGCCAACATCTTCCAGGTCATGAACCAGCGCGCCGGCGCCTTCGTCGACCTGGGGGTCATCGATAACGCAGGCACCCACCGCACCTATATCGGGCCCTACAACCTCGAAGGGCTGAACTATTACCAGCAGCCCTGGTTCGGCGAGGTCATGCGCAAGGGGATCTATATCAGCGACGTCTATCTGGGGTACCGCCAACTGCCCCACTTCATCATCGCCGTACGGCGTCAGGAGGATCAGAACAGCTGGATCCTGAGGGCCACCGTCGATCCGGATGTCTTCGGCAGCATCGTCCGGGCCGCCCAGGTCGGAAAGACCGGGGACGCGTTCATTCTGAACCGGGACGGCCTTTACCAGACCCAGCCCCGCCTGAACGGCAAGATCCTCGGCCAGTCCGGGATCGATCAGGCCAAGTTCGGCGGGGGCACCACCCTGTTCGAGGAGATCGACGCGGACGGAAGGAAAAACCTATACGCCGGGCGATGGCTCAAGAAGGATCAGTGGCTCCTGGTCATCACTCAGGAGGTCGCGGAGGAGATGGGAGGGCTCTTCGCCGCCCGCAACGTCGAGGTCCTGATCATCCTGTGCGGCGTGCTCGCCATCGTCCTCACCACCATCTTCACCACCAAAATGAGCATCAAGCGGCTGAAGGACGCCGACAAACGGATGAACGAGCTGAACGCGCAGCTGGTGCAATCGGACAAACTGGCGGCGCTCGGCAAGATGGCCGCCGGGGTGGCCCACGAGATCAACAACCCCCTGGCCGTCATCCTGCAGAAGACCGGGTGGATGGAAGACCTGCTGGAGGAGGAATCCTTCAGGGACAGCGCCAATGCGGAGGAATTCAAGAACTCCATCCGGAAGATCGAGGAGCACGTCGAGCGGGCCCGCAAGGTCGTCCACAACATGCTGGGGTATGCGCGGCGGATGGAGCCGCGGCTCGAAGACGTGGACGTGAACGAGACCCTGCGGCAAACGATCGCCCTGCTGGAAAATTACGCGCGGATCAACAATATAGAGATTGCAGCCGATTTTTCCCCCAATCTGCCGATCGTCGCCAGCGATCAGTCTCAGCTGCAGCAGGTCTTCCTGAACCTCATCTCGAATGCGATCGACGCCATCGGCAAGGAAGGGCGCATCGAGGTCAAAAGCCGGCAGCTCGGCTCCGAAATCCACGTCAAAGTGGCCGACAACGGACCGGGTATGCCGGAGGAAATCCAGAAACGGGTCTTCGACCCCTTCTTCACGACGAAAGACACCGGAAAGGGTACGGGACTCGGGCTCTGGGTCAGCTACGGGATCGTCGAAAAACTCGGCGGCACCATCAAACTGCAGAGCACCGTCGGGAAAGGCAGCGTCTTCACCGTCCGTCTGCCGGTGGTTCTGCCCGAAAAGAAATAA
- the nadC gene encoding NadC1, which produces MSHVKASADSNPDQSLWASRPGYKPILLLAALIVFVGLYILPPPQSMVSLVGTEKPAGYKLPADCQSITDAVNKKLSPEAFKEAKRAADAAHGGAEAQKSGEEGAHKEKGLMKPEQTAQMLKIMLLIFFVCVFLWATEALSLGATDLLVAVLLYLFAILPINDISKAYMSDAVFFIFGILVVAVGVAKTGLDKRIGLIILSRIKSAKAFAFIFMPTIAVCASFLSEHALVALLIPVLMGVYKVTCRMYGVEKDRALAVFLLLGICFAANHGGPGSPAAGGRNAIMAGYLMDFGKGISFLEWMKYGMPFVPVCGVMIGAYMYIACKARFKVKDINPAEVVKAEAARMPRFGGKEAIMAVILVCLVAAWIILGEHAGLGGPTMYAVIALFLARIITWDDIQEGVALDVVGLYAAATAMGAGLKFTGAGLWLANTFVDYLPKALAQGDMLAIGVSVLTGAMTNFMSDGATVAALGPIVLPMSALAGVHVWKLGLACAFSSSFANFLVVGTPNNAIAFGMGKDPETGERLLSVFDFVKYGLPVTIIAWLVLWFWSILGYWRFLDWPVLS; this is translated from the coding sequence ATGTCACATGTCAAAGCGAGTGCGGACTCAAACCCCGATCAGAGCTTGTGGGCCAGCCGCCCGGGATACAAACCGATCCTGCTTCTGGCTGCGCTGATCGTTTTCGTCGGTTTGTACATCCTGCCCCCGCCTCAAAGCATGGTCAGTCTCGTGGGAACCGAGAAGCCCGCGGGGTACAAATTGCCGGCCGACTGCCAGAGCATCACGGATGCCGTCAACAAGAAGCTCAGCCCGGAGGCCTTCAAAGAAGCCAAGCGGGCGGCCGATGCCGCCCATGGCGGCGCTGAGGCTCAGAAATCCGGCGAAGAAGGGGCCCACAAGGAAAAGGGGCTCATGAAGCCGGAGCAGACCGCTCAGATGTTGAAGATCATGCTGCTGATCTTTTTCGTCTGCGTGTTTCTCTGGGCGACGGAGGCCCTGTCGCTCGGCGCCACGGATCTCCTCGTAGCCGTCCTGCTCTATCTCTTCGCCATCCTCCCCATCAATGACATCTCGAAGGCCTACATGTCCGACGCGGTCTTCTTCATCTTCGGCATCCTCGTCGTCGCGGTCGGCGTCGCCAAGACCGGTCTCGACAAGCGCATCGGGCTGATCATCCTGAGTCGGATCAAGAGCGCCAAGGCGTTCGCCTTCATCTTCATGCCCACGATCGCCGTCTGCGCGAGCTTCCTCTCGGAGCACGCCCTGGTCGCCCTTCTGATCCCCGTCCTGATGGGGGTCTACAAGGTCACCTGCAGGATGTACGGCGTGGAAAAGGACCGCGCCCTGGCCGTCTTCCTGCTCCTCGGGATCTGCTTCGCCGCGAACCACGGCGGGCCGGGCTCCCCCGCGGCAGGCGGCCGAAACGCCATCATGGCCGGATACCTGATGGACTTCGGAAAGGGCATCAGCTTCCTCGAGTGGATGAAATACGGCATGCCCTTCGTCCCCGTGTGCGGCGTCATGATCGGCGCCTACATGTACATCGCCTGCAAGGCGCGCTTCAAGGTGAAGGACATCAACCCGGCCGAGGTCGTCAAGGCCGAGGCGGCGCGCATGCCCAGGTTCGGCGGAAAAGAGGCCATCATGGCGGTGATCCTCGTCTGTCTGGTCGCAGCGTGGATCATCCTCGGGGAACACGCCGGCCTGGGCGGCCCCACGATGTATGCCGTCATCGCCCTGTTCCTCGCACGCATCATCACCTGGGACGACATCCAGGAGGGCGTCGCCCTGGACGTGGTGGGTCTGTACGCGGCCGCCACCGCCATGGGGGCCGGCCTCAAGTTCACCGGCGCAGGCCTCTGGCTGGCCAACACCTTCGTAGACTACCTGCCGAAGGCCCTCGCCCAGGGGGACATGCTCGCCATCGGGGTCAGCGTCCTGACCGGCGCCATGACGAACTTCATGTCGGACGGCGCGACGGTGGCGGCCCTCGGCCCCATCGTGCTGCCCATGAGCGCCCTGGCGGGTGTCCATGTTTGGAAGCTCGGGTTGGCCTGCGCCTTTTCGTCCTCCTTCGCCAACTTCCTCGTGGTGGGCACCCCCAACAACGCCATCGCCTTCGGCATGGGCAAGGACCCCGAGACCGGGGAGCGCCTCCTGAGCGTGTTCGACTTCGTCAAATACGGGCTGCCCGTCACGATCATCGCCTGGCTCGTGCTCTGGTTCTGGTCCATCCTGGGGTATTGGAGGTTTCTCGACTGGCCGGTCCTGAGTTAG
- a CDS encoding Response regulator receiver protein — MPTNKHAGEDRIRLLLIDDEVGYVNVLANRLGKRKIAVTKALSGSEAIQALRGQDFDVAVLDLKMEDMDGLEVLKIFKKMDPDLAVIMLTGHGSAEAAREGIDLGAFDYLTKPCELDELLEKIREAYSARMNPPRTDPAEQG, encoded by the coding sequence ATGCCGACGAACAAACACGCGGGGGAAGATCGGATCCGCCTTTTGCTCATCGACGACGAGGTGGGCTACGTGAACGTGCTTGCCAATCGCCTCGGCAAGCGCAAGATCGCAGTCACCAAGGCCTTGAGCGGCTCGGAGGCCATCCAGGCCCTGCGCGGCCAGGATTTCGACGTCGCCGTGCTGGATCTGAAGATGGAAGACATGGACGGGCTCGAAGTCCTGAAGATCTTCAAGAAGATGGACCCGGATCTCGCCGTTATCATGCTGACGGGCCACGGTTCGGCGGAGGCCGCCAGGGAGGGGATCGACCTGGGGGCCTTCGACTACCTCACCAAGCCCTGCGAACTGGACGAACTTCTCGAAAAGATCAGAGAGGCTTACTCCGCCCGGATGAATCCACCCCGAACCGATCCCGCCGAACAAGGTTGA
- a CDS encoding hypothetical protein (Evidence 5 : Unknown function), with translation MTAPGSVNLDVHPAPWKRASEDLPREIQGAARNQERAVPFGLGTPARMARLQRGAFGS, from the coding sequence TTGACCGCGCCCGGTTCCGTCAACCTCGACGTCCATCCCGCTCCGTGGAAACGGGCCTCGGAGGACCTGCCCCGGGAAATCCAGGGAGCGGCCCGAAACCAGGAAAGGGCCGTCCCCTTCGGTCTCGGGACGCCCGCCCGGATGGCCCGCCTCCAGCGCGGCGCCTTCGGGTCCTGA
- a CDS encoding Response regulator receiver domain protein codes for MSLAHIMLVDDEVPFVETMTKRLTKRELEVDSAFSGEEALKLLEHKPQTEVIILDVKMPGMDGIDTLREIKRQQPLVEVIMLTGHATVETAIEGMKLGAYDYLMKPCDMDLLLKKVQEAAAKKREHEGKIVEARMKEITTRRI; via the coding sequence ATGAGCTTGGCCCATATCATGCTCGTCGATGACGAGGTACCCTTCGTGGAAACCATGACGAAGAGGCTCACGAAGCGCGAACTGGAGGTCGACTCGGCCTTCAGCGGCGAAGAGGCACTGAAGCTTCTCGAACACAAGCCGCAGACGGAGGTCATCATCCTGGACGTCAAGATGCCGGGGATGGACGGCATCGACACCCTGCGCGAGATCAAGCGGCAGCAGCCCCTGGTCGAAGTGATCATGTTGACCGGCCACGCCACCGTTGAAACGGCCATCGAGGGCATGAAGCTCGGCGCCTACGACTACCTGATGAAACCCTGCGACATGGATCTGCTGCTCAAAAAGGTCCAGGAGGCCGCAGCCAAAAAGCGAGAACACGAAGGGAAGATCGTCGAGGCCAGGATGAAGGAGATTACGACCCGCCGGATCTAG